One part of the Pecten maximus chromosome 1, xPecMax1.1, whole genome shotgun sequence genome encodes these proteins:
- the LOC117331903 gene encoding uncharacterized protein LOC117331903 yields MSCGRHDGHPLLRVCFSCSDQLVCDECTKLDHSGHIFREIEEVGKERKKTLLQNLKETEDVVLALRADMERLQSHSRGNRSQSQEVADKIQRRGKDIQDAVNQYAKQLLFICERHHNDNEYDIAETKVRLDSELSKATKTHDIIQAALESENFPQIIETEKYHRNNQYRRQMIPVRSPRTVAFAHGAGTVGHLREIFGDIQIQQQDGQLQRSRNGYETGDENENAKRRKQSGGYNVCDTTVTSAFEQTTSSFGICFICPSLASPDECWIRLERMNEIKLVSRTGVVKQTVHFDTAIACVANTADGRTVVSCPDSHTIREVQPDGTSKTLFHLDRLSPRALCLTTEGNLLMSLVEKWSYSVSAFSTRKIAKFTVKGYKMAEAEYDGHRKRLFIKPSRVAASPTSGDIAVINRTEYETSHLVILDKHLRLKFRFFGDGRIIPSSKRYYGKESVQFCPQDVQYDSANNILISELYSCSIQLIDGEGHLLKILHTDENIPWSLAVHTDQQVWTGYNSGKVKVLSYLK; encoded by the coding sequence ATGAGTTGCGGCAGACACGACGGCCATCCCCTTTTAAGGGTTTGTTTCTCATGTAGTGACCAGCTTGTTTGCGACGAGTGTACAAAACTTGACCATTCCGGCCACATCTTTCGCGAGATAGAGGAAGTTGGAAAAGAACGCAAGAAGACGTTGCTCCAGAACCTCAAAGAAACGGAAGATGTTGTTTTGGCCCTTCGAGCCGATATGGAAAGACTTCAGAGTCATAGCAGAGGCAACCGATCACAATCCCAAGAAGTAGCCGATAAGATTCAGCGACGCGGCAAAGACATCCAGGACGCTGTAAATCAATATGCAAAACAACTGCTGTTTATTTGCGAGAGGCATCACAACGATAACGAATACGACATAGCTGAAACAAAAGTGAGGCTTGATTCGGAACTGTCAAAAGCGACGAAGACTCACGATATCATACAGGCAGCGCTAGAATCTGAGAATTTTCCGCAAATCATAGAGACTGAGAAATATCACCGGAACAACCAATATAGGAGACAAATGATCCCCGTCAGATCACCGAGAACCGTTGCCTTTGCGCATGGAGCAGGTACTGTCGGCCACCTTAGGGAAATATTCGGAGACATACAAATTCAGCAACAGGATGGCCAACTCCAACGCTCCCGGAACGGTTATGAGACCGGAGATGAAAACGAGAATGCGAAAAGAAGGAAACAAAGTGGAGGATATAACGTGTGTGATACAACAGTCACTTCAGCATTTGAGCAGACGACATCTTCTTTCGGaatctgtttcatttgtccATCGCTCGCGTCACCCGACGAATGCTGGATACGTCTTGAAAGAATGAACGAGATCAAATTGGTCTCCAGGACCGGCGTAGTCAAACAGACAGTCCACTTCGACACAGCTATAGCCTGTGTTGCTAATACCGCGGACGGCCGGACAGTGGTCAGTTGTCCGGACAGCCATACAATACGCGAGGTGCAACCGGACGGAACTTCGAAGACACTTTTCCATCTGGACAGACTGTCCCCGCGTGCGCTATGTCTGACGACCGAAGGGAATCTTTTGATGAGTCTAGTGGAGAAATGGAGCTATTCCGTATCTGCTTTCAGCACACGAAAGATTGCTAAATTTACTGTTAAAggttacaaaatggcggaagcAGAGTACGACGGACACCGGAAGAGGTTGTTCATCAAGCCATCGAGAGTTGCTGCAAGTCCTACTTCCGGTGATATAGCCGTGATCAATAGAACAGAATACGAGACTAGCCATCTGGTCATTCTGGACAAACATCTTCGTCTCAAGTTCCGATTCTTTGGAGATGGTAGGATAATACCCAGCTCCAAACGTTACTATGGTAAGGAATCTGTCCAGTTCTGTCCACAGGATGTCCAGTACGACTCGGCAAACAACATCCTGATCTCAGAGCTCTACAGCTGCTCAATACAACTGATTGACGGGGAGGGGCATCTGCTCAAGATACTTCATACGGACGAGAATATCCCCTGGTCACTGGCCGTCCATACTGACCAACAGGTGTGGACTGGCTACAACAGTGGGAAGGTCAAGGTACTAAGCTACC
- the LOC117331892 gene encoding THUMP domain-containing protein 1-like: MSGNTGKRGKKRPKSYYLKCSQQNKRKVNRLEPDISGFLLTCNSHEKDAVREAYSLLNEYADQIYGPEEVSKEETGDQGGPEVSSDEDEEEDIAATLQKEVKAIKTTISSSHRRFQNVQTKAHNCLFIKTSLPDPCQLAHTIFADLSKTRVQKTRYALRFLPIAGTCKAYQKDLTELAEKLLAKEFQTPFGVGLKYSVVYKSRNNNNNDLARTSAQTIIGQVIKTLNPLHSVNFDNPDVVVIVEVIGNVCCLGTARDFFRFRKYNLVEVVRSPVEAKENKKDIEAVKSTPDQDIACSDCKDSDNMDKNNKVDSCKDSDDVRDKGSNVDNSKSDDVTDVGSQVVDSNCEDNEVTRESSEVGNSKKDDVISKSCDLINKECKSNVVTDDTCNVDDNCTDSDIR; this comes from the exons ATGAGTGGTAATACTGGAAAGAGGGGCAAGAAGCGGCCCAAGTCCTACTATCTGAAATGTTCCCAACAGAACAAACGGAAGGTCAACAGACTGGAGCCAGACATTAGTGGTTTCTTACTCACCTGTAACAGTCATGAAAAGGATGCAGTCCGTGAGGCGTATAGTCTTCTGAATGAGTACGCTGACCAAATCTACGGACCCGAGGAG GTATCAAAGGAAGAGACTGGTGATCAGGGAGGTCCTGAGGTCAGCAGTGATGAGGATGAAGAAGAAGATATTGCAGCAACCCTTCAGAAAGAGGTCAAGGCTATCAAAACAACCATATCCTCCTCACATCGGCGATTCCAGAATGTACAAACTAAGGCCCACAACTGTTTGTTCATCAAAACCTCACTACCAGACCCTTGTCAGTTGGCTCACACCATCTTTGCCGATCTGTCAAAAACTCGTGTCCAAAAGACACGATATGCCTTACGATTTCTCCCCATCGCTGGTACGTGTAAAGCATATCAAAAGGACCTTACAGAACTGGCAGAGAAACTTCTGGCTAAAGAATTCCAAACACCGTTTGGTGTGGGTTTGAAATATTCAGTGGTATACAAATCTagaaacaataacaataacgaCCTTGCCAGGACAAGTGCTCAGACAATTATCGGACAAGTCATCAAAACACTCAACCCTCTACACAGCGTTAATTTTGATAATCCGGATGTGGTGGTTATCGTTGAAGTGATTGGAAATGTGTGTTGTTTGGGCACTGCACGTGACTTTTTCAGGTTTCGAAAGTACAATCTTGTAGAAGTGGTACGATCACCAGTAGAGgcaaaggaaaataaaaaagatattgaaGCTGTAAAGTCCACACCGGATCAAGATATAGCATGCTCCGACTGTAAAGACAGTGATAATATGGACAAAAACAATAAAGTTGATAGCTGTAAAGACAGTGATGATGTCAGGGATAAAGGCAGTAATGTTGACAATAGCAAGTCGGATGATGTCACAGATGTAGGCAGCCAAGTTGTTGACAGCAACTGTGAAGACAATGAAGTCACTCGAGAAAGCAGTGAGGTTGGCAACAGCAAAAAGGATGATGTAATAAGCAAAAGCTGTGACCTCATCAACAAAGAATGTAAAAGCAATGTTGTTACAGATGATACATGTAATGTCGATGACAACTGTACTGACAGTGATATCAGATGA